The stretch of DNA GGTAAATGAATCCTATCCAACACTATTAAATTTGTATTGTAAAATATTTTACTTTTAAGTTTGGGTCTTGGATATTACAGTTTTGGGAGATATGGCAATTTCAGAGTAAGGGATAGTCACATACTCCCATCACATAAGGACAAACCGACATGCACCATAATCTATGGCGACCTCGTTCTTGTTTAATTTGTAGAATTATAACTTTTTAGAAGAATTAGAAAATAATAATCTAATTTTGCATTATTTTTTTCGAGATAAATCTAGGTTTACGTAAATATTTAGATGCAAATACTCAATTAACTATACTTTAATTTCTAACTATTTGAGATCGATTGGTTATATAAATTTTCCGCGTCTATTCAACTCTATTTGAACCAATTCCATTTCAATATTAAATATCTTGACTATATAAAATACAAAGAAATTAACAAATCTAGAGTAGACAAAAAGTTTATTTACTTATTGTAAGCAAAAATTAACTGAAGGGAGTACATCATACAGATTAGAAATTTCTATTGTTGTCTTCTAGTTGACAttgaaaatatataatattttcttaattagaTATTGGGTCCTATAGATTCTCAGTTTCCACATTAGTATTAGGTTGACGTGCTGTACCTGCTGAGGAGCTTATTAATTTGTGGTAATTATAATTGAGCAATAATTTCAGCAACTTAGATGAGATGGCCTTTGTACTATATGCATTATGCAGACGTGTAGGACCAAACTGAATTAATTTTGTCTTTATCGATGTACTATGGAAAACATGAGGATGGATTTCTTTACTCCTATTAAAATGATTGTAACACATTTAATGCACTGATCCATACTTTATAATATTTGATAAATAGTCTACTCTATAAAGTATCCATTAAACCATACTATTAGATCTTACGCGACTAATCTTAGAGCATCATTAGAGAAAAAAAATCATTTTCAATTAATTGAAAGCTTTAACTTTTATCTCAAGTTAAGAAACACGAAAACACTGCGAACTTTCATTGTGGAAGCCATGCCCATCTTTTCCTCTAAAACGATGCTTGCACTTTTAGCTACCCGAACCCGAATCAATATTTGTTCTCTTTGTTTGATAAAAGTttactatatatttttttatttaatcatTTAATATTTGATACTTACCAATTAGTTCGACTAATCCGTATAGATCTAGTGTAGTCCTACTGTGGGATTAAAACGTTTCATATCAAGAAATTCTTTATATTCTAAACTTGGATATGAGAGTCAAGGACATCTGATTAAGGGTGGAGGATCATATCATATATATACCTAGAGACGAACCCAGGATTTGAAGATGGTGGGGGCGCATGAGTAGACTACTCAACCTGTGTCCCATCAGACTTTTAATCGTAAGAGTTTCAgacaaaatatataaatattttcaaCATACATGCACATGTATATTTAGAATTTTGTCAAGGTTAATGGGGTTCGGTGATACCTCTTTTCTGTACATAGGTTCGTCTCTATACATATTCTCATATATCCTACACCTtttggccagtcaagaattctcatatccagaagatgaaagtgacataaatgaggatgctgagatggatgtgcggacaCACTAGGCTGGATAGGATTAGGAATAAAGATATCCGGGTGAAGGTGGGCGTGGCTTCCATGgaagacaagatgcgggaagctagGCTTAGATGGTCCGGGCACGTGCGGAGGAAAAATATGGATGCCCCGATAAGGAGGTGTGAATGGTTGGCCTTGACGGGTATGAGTAGAGGTAGAggacggcctaagaagtattggggagaggtgatcaggcaggacatggtgcAGCTTTGGATTTTCGAGGACATAACCCTTGATAGGAAGCAGTGTAGGTCGAGCATTAAAGTTGTAGATTAGGAGGTAGGAGGCTAGTCTGATAGTGTTGTGTCTTAGGCTGCTAGTAGCTCCTGTTGTGTCCATATTACTTcgttagggttgtaggttaggttGTAGGAGGCTAGTTTGATAGTGTTGTGTCTTAGGATACTAGTGGCTCTTGTTGTGTCCTTATTACTTTCATTGTGTTTATAGTATTGTACCATTGTTACTGCTTATTGTTATtacttttctttctattttctggTTATCACATTGTTGATGTTATCTTTCTGACTTCATTTGATGTCACTGCTCCACTATCTTTTACCATCGTTGTGAGctaagggtctatcggaaatagcctctctactcctccggaataggggtaaggtctgcatacacactaccctccctacaCCCACATGTGAGATTCcattatgttgttgttgttttagcTACTTTAGTTCTTCTGTTTTAGTTAATTTTTTTGGTCAAACTTTACTATTTTGGGGGGTGGTTTCTAAATTAAGAGTTTTATTTAGTTTCAAAATTCTTGCATACATTAGGAGTTTTGCCTCATTTAGAATTCTTGTATTAATTAGGAGTTTTGCGGCTTCGGCCTAATTTAGGAGTTAAAATATAATGCATATATCCTCACATATTTGTTATGCTAATGTTTTTTTGGGAAAAGTACAATAACTTGCGACCAACACAGGAGATGTAAAGTTGCAAATCACACTAGACTAGCTTGGTGCGGCGAGCTCTAACTTAAGAGGTTGCTAGTGAGGGGAATCGATCATAGGTCTCCCCTATAGGAAACCATTTACTCAACCAACTCTTGCGGGCTGTTATGATAATCAGTGGCGTACGCAAAAATTTTCATAAGTGGTGTCACTATTTTAAGAagtgaacaaataaataaattattataacaatATCATATTAAAAAGTAGCAAAATTCAAATCATATTAATAAAACACAACTCAAGTATATCATTGAATTCTTTATGACGAGCTTTCATTTTTTGAAATGTATTCAAAATAACTTGATTAGAAATAATACTAAATTTTGTTATTTTGTTTTATAGAAGGCAGGCAAAAAACTTCGAAAACAAGGAAATGAAGCTAGGAATACTCGAACCTTGATTTTCCGTAGGAAAATGAACGTCAGGTTTTTGTGCCAAGGAGTGTCACTGTACTATATTTATACAattgttatttttatattttaattatatatatttatttagtaAAATTTTTCGACGGGTGCTGCGTGACACCGCTTGGTGTAAAGGTAAATTCGCCCCTGATGATAATGTTGTCATacagtaaaatataaaaatcaatcaatttattaataacactaacttttatatgaaaattatttttttccgttCTACAGAACAAACAGCACCTAAATATTTGTATACACCGTTACCATCTAAAATTAAATTCTCCTTTATAAGGAGCGTGAAATTTTGACGCAAATTCAAGTCATTGAGTtcggaaagaaaaagaaaaacaaaaacattTTGAACTCCGTACAATCACGGATCaaaatagagaaattattttttcttgtaataaaaaaaaataaaaaggcaatAAAGTAAACCAATAGTACCCCAAAGGTACACCATTCTATCATCTACACGAGTCCCTACACACCTGCAATTTCCTTGAACAGTCCCTATTTGTCAGTTTCCACTCATTTACACCTCTTAACGCCGTCAATCTCCCCCGTCTTCTCCGTTACCCCACCCACCCTACACCAAACCTCCACTCTATTTCAGCCACTTTCACCATTTCTTCCCTTACCCCAAATCTCCCTCTTCCACTCTCAACCCTAATTTCCCCCAAACCACATTACTAAAAATCCAAGATTCTTACATTAATGTCCATTTTGGTCTAAAACACAcacattttcttgaaaaactagcctattttcttgaaaatatgtTCAGATTATCTATACTCATCCCTTCACTTACTCTCCTAATATCAGTCCCAATTCTCTTTTTATTAGCACCAAGAATCCTTCCCCCTCGTCAAATCTCAATCTCAGTACCCGATGAACTCGACGATCTTTCACTTTTTCACAAAGCAATTGCCGCTGAAACAACTTTTCCTAAACAACCTTCACACAAACTCCGGCTCGGATCTACTACCGTTCGCCCACCCAAAATTGCTTTCCTGTTTTTAACAAATTCGGACATAAAGTTTGCTCCTTTATGGGAAAAATTCTTTAATGACAGTATTAACCCTGTAGATCCACATCTATATAACATTTACATACATTCTGACCCTTTTGTTAAAATCTCACCTTTATTGGGTGTTTTTAAAGATCGGTTAATTCCTGCTAAAAGAACTCAACGTAGTTCTCCTACACTTATATCTGCAGAACGAAGGCTACTCGCTCACTCGCTTCTTGATGATCCGTCGAACACGTACTTTGTTCTTCTTTCACAACATTGTATCCCTTTACACTCGTTTAGttatttctacaaatttttaCTTAATACACAAAAACTGTCAAGGAAAATGGAGTTTCCGAGTTATATTGAGATTTTAGATGAGTCTGATTCGTTATTGGATAGGTATAATGcgagaggggagaatgtaatggaACCTGAGGTGAAATTTGAGGAGTTTAAAGTTGGGTCACAGTTTTTTGTATTAACAAGGAAACATTCTTTAATGGTGATTAAGGATAGGAAATTATGGAGGAAATTTAAGAGAAAGTGTATTAATGTTGAGTCTTGTTATCCTGAGGAACATTATTTTCCTACTTTGTTATCAATGGAAGATCCAAAGGGGTGTACTAAGTATACATTGACAAATGTGAATTGGACAGATTCAGTTGATGGTCATCCACATACTTATTATCCTCCTGAGGTTTCTGCACAGCTGATTTATGATCTTAGGGTGTCGAATTCGACGTATTCTTACATGTTTGCGAGGAAATTTTCAGCTGATTGTTTGAACCCTTTGATGGAATTGGCAGATCCAGTCATTTTCAAGGACTGATTCTTTGTTTGCTCCATTGGTAAGTGATACATACTCCCTCCTTTtctatttattatatatatatatatatatatacacacacacaccagAGACGAGCTGTTATTTAGAAATTGGCCAATACGtcttgaattttaattttttcaatttaatttttttggaCTAAAATGTTCTTGAACTTAAAGagttttagtttaaaatttcagaaCAAAATAAGTACTGGCTAATTTCTAAATGGCATACCCTAGAATGGCTATATGTGAACTTGCCCCTTATTTATGTGacatttttttttctaattagtCCGTTTCAATAAATGATACTACTACATTTTCAATTGAGCTGGGTTGGATTTACTCAAATTTTACTGAATTTACTTGGTAGATTTAGTGTTCTAGAAGTTGTGCTGTGGGGATAGTTAGCTTAACAATTCTTTTGTAGAGCTTGCCTATTTGGGTGGTGAGAAAGTCTCTTTAAGATGCCATTTTTTCCTTATGGTGACGTTATTTCAATCTGACTAGGTAGGTTTTTCCTTTGACAAAGTCTTAAACTTGCATTTTCACGTGAAATTAGAACATTTTTTCTTAAGATAGTAGTTGCCAGTAGTACTTTTTTTGTAAAATTTAAGCAGAAACCCGTCTGCACTACTCGTAAGTGTGCGGTGGTAATTTGATCACGGTGCAATAGCTCGCAAATTAGTTGCCAAGGGTACATGTGAAGGTTTTAAGGAATGGTTTTAAAGATtccttaaaatattatattttttcttttcactTTCACACTTTGATTAGTCAAACTCTTGATTATGCAAAATCTTGAAAATGCTGCCACCTTAGCTCTTTGTTTGTCACCATTATCTCTTTTGCCACCAAATCTTGAACTACAGCCAAATGTAAGGGTACTCGTCGGTTTATCCTTAATGTAAGGACAAGAGAAAGAACAATAATTGAATTGAGTTTCATTTTTAAGAAGATACTCTATTATGGACATAGTAACATAtgtttcatttttaaaatttttgggattttaaaaGTTGGACTAAATGTCATAATCATTAGACTAAAGAAAGTGTACTCTATTACTCAAAAAATTAGGAGGAGGTTGGGTTTGGTATATAAAGCCTAACAACCCTTCCTTATGTGTCAATTGAATTGTGATTAAAACAATGGTATATGATGTGATCTAAAACTTAAAACAGCAATATACCCTGTGattctcacaagtggggtctgagaGGATAGTGTAGGTAGACCTTAACTTACCCTTCCCTTGGGAGGAAGAGAGGCGGTTTGTGATATGATGTGATCTAAAACTGAGTATCTTTTATTTTTATCACAGGTGATATGAAGGAGTGAAGACAAATCAAAGGCAAAACTTTGATGATGTTGTGAAGATAAAGAATTGGGTGTAGGAGAGTAACACGTGGTGGGAATAAGGTTTTGAAGGGTTTGTTAAAAACAATATGCCCTCAAACCAAAGTAACCCCAAAGTAAAGTATCCAACTCAAAGCT from Nicotiana tomentosiformis chromosome 11, ASM39032v3, whole genome shotgun sequence encodes:
- the LOC104089346 gene encoding glycosyltransferase BC10-like codes for the protein MFRLSILIPSLTLLISVPILFLLAPRILPPRQISISVPDELDDLSLFHKAIAAETTFPKQPSHKLRLGSTTVRPPKIAFLFLTNSDIKFAPLWEKFFNDSINPVDPHLYNIYIHSDPFVKISPLLGVFKDRLIPAKRTQRSSPTLISAERRLLAHSLLDDPSNTYFVLLSQHCIPLHSFSYFYKFLLNTQKLSRKMEFPSYIEILDESDSLLDRYNARGENVMEPEVKFEEFKVGSQFFVLTRKHSLMVIKDRKLWRKFKRKCINVESCYPEEHYFPTLLSMEDPKGCTKYTLTNVNWTDSVDGHPHTYYPPEVSAQLIYDLRVSNSTYSYMFARKFSADCLNPLMELADPVIFKD